One genomic window of Nicotiana sylvestris chromosome 10, ASM39365v2, whole genome shotgun sequence includes the following:
- the LOC104247007 gene encoding uncharacterized protein, with protein MADSNRSEEFSVCSQNHEAVASGKRYGELVPKKKPLILKDHKRAFFDSADWALCKQGAGVSQNSTVAIETLSPKLQRTPHQQLPPRRPACTS; from the exons ATGGCAGATTCTAATAGAAGTGAAGAATTTTCTGTCTGCTCTCAAAATCATGAG GCCGTTGCTTCAGGTAAAAGATATGGAGAACTTGTGCCAAAGAAAAAGCCTTTAATTTTAAAG GACCATAAACGTGCATTTTTTGATTCCGCAGACTGGGCCTTGTGCAAG CAAGGTGCAGGAGTTAGTCAAAATTCAACAGTAGCTATAGAGACATTGAGCCCAAAGTTGCAG AGAACGCCGCATCAACAACTACCTCCTCGAAGACCTGCGTGCACGTCTTGA